A region of the Candidatus Methylomirabilota bacterium genome:
CGCGCGATGCATCGTGGCCCGGTTGTCCCAGATCACGAGGTCTCCGACGCGCCACGCATGGCGGTAGACGAACTCCGGCTGGGTCGCGTGCTCGATCAGATCTCGCAAGAGGAGCCGCCCCTCGGGGACCGGCCAGTCGATGATCCTCGACGCGTGCGAGGCGACGTAGAGCGACCGGCGGCCGGAGCGCGGGATCGTGCGGACGAGCGGATGCACCGCGCCTTTCAACTTCTCTTGCTCGTCTTCGGAGAACTCGAAGCCCAGCGTCTGGCGCGAGTACGCGATCGAGTGGTGGACGTGGAGCCCCTCGAGCTGCGCCTTGATCGGAGCGGGCAGCGCGTCGTAGGCGGCGCGCATGTCGGCGAACTCCGTGTCCGCTGCGACCGGAGGGACGATCCTCGCCGAGAGCATCGAGTACCGTCCCGGCGGATCCTGGAACGACGCATCGGTGTGCCACAGCCGATTCCCGAGCCCGTACATGCGCCGCCGATCGTCGGCCTTCAGAAGTTCGCCGTGCTCGTCGACGTTCGAGATGTCGGAGAGGGCTTCGTTGCCCAGGCGGCTCTTCCCGAGGACGGCGCTCCCCGTCCTCGCGTGCAGCTGGCCGTCGAGACGCTGCGCGAACGCGAGCTGTTCCGCGTCGGTGAACGGCTGATCGCGGAAGACGAGAATGGCGTATTCGTCCATCCCCGCCCGGATCCGGGCCAGCGTCTCGCGATCGTAGACCTGACGTAGATCGACCGGGCCCACCTCGGCCACGAAGTGCGGGTGAAGCTTACGGAATGTCAGTGTCATGGCAATGAGCCTAGGGCGATCCGGGGCAGAGAGTCAAGCGCGGTTGGGATCCCAAGCGAGTACGACGCAGGTCGCCTCAGCCGGGATCGCGGGTCGATGGACGCGAGCGCGGCTGTCGGGTCGTGATCAGCCTGCCGCAGGGGGGTGCGGCCTGAGCCGGCTCCGCTTACAAATATTTACCGGACTTTCCCACGCCGGCCAGTCTGCGGGGGTGGTTTCAGACCGTTGCCGCCGAGCGATCTGCGTTCCTGGCGGAACTGACGCCTCACAGGCTCCAGCAGGTGATCGAGTACACGAACGTCAACGGTAGAGCCGGCCGACGCCGGGGCAGGTGACTGGCTGTCAGTTGGGACAGGGACACCGGGAGGAGGGTGCTGACGATGCAGAGGGGGGAAGGGGACGGCCCCCTTCCCCCCCAACGCGGACTAATGACACTCGCCGCTGACCTGGAAGAACGCTCTCTCTCCGTCGACGACGAACCCATCCGAGAACTCGCCATTCACGTGAATCTCTCCGTTCATGAAGCCGCCGAGGATGCTCAACTGAGCGGAGATGGTCATGTGGAGATTGTCATCCACATTGTCGACGCCGTTGAAACTGACATGACCATTCTTGCCGACCGAGCCGGAACCGACGAGGATGATGTCCTTTCCGGCGTGACCGCCGATCTTCTCGAGCTCGGCTTCGAAGCGGTCCCCGCTCTTGGCGGTCACCCTGAACTCGATCCCCGTCGATTCGATGGTCGGGATCACGAGGCTGTGGGCCGTGCCCATGTAGCAGTCCCGAAGCAGGTCGATATCGGCGGCGCTGGTCCCCGACACCAGAAACAGGCTCGAAGCAAACGACACGACCGAGGCAACAGCGAGTCTTTTCATGCTCTCCTCCTGCGCAACGCTTCGTTACGGGGAGGGTAGAACACGCCTCGACCCCCCCCCCCGGAGTCTCCCAATCTACGTCCCGTTCCCGGCAAGTCAATCTTTTTATTACCGCACGCGGCCGCTTCGTGTGACACGTCCTGGCCGATCTAGCCGCGGTGACGTTTCCCCGGTTCTGATTGGCATCCCGGACGACCCCGGCGAACCGATAGGACGTTGAAGCTTTATCGCCACGGTGGTGGCGGGAACCGGTTGGCCCTTCGGCACCTTACTTGGATGCTTCGTGAGACACCCCCTCCTGCGGAGTCCTGTCCTCTCGAAGATGTCGCGTCACCCACTGGGTGGTGCCCTCCGCGTCAGCGAGGAGCCGCCGAGAGCCGCGTTTCTTGCAGGTGTTAAGCGATTATGGTCTGGTCCGTTCGCCTCTCAAAACGAAAATGTGGGCTCAGTTGTCGCAAGCCCAGCTTACGGCGGCGCTCATGTACTACAGGCGATATCCCGAGGAGATTCAGCGCCAGATCGACGCGAACGCTGCCCTGACACCCGAAACGATCGAGAAGCAGTATCCCGGGCTGGTACGCTTCGTCACCGCTCGGTGAAGGTCTACCTCGACGAGAATCTATCGGCCGGATGACCGAGCTCAGCTCGCGTATGCCACCGGAGAGTCGATTTCCTCGCTCTTGCTCACGAAGCGGTCGCCACGAATACCGAGCACGCCGGCATTATGCTGATTCCGTCCAGCTTCCCTGGAGACGAGGTCAAGACGATCGCGGACGGTATCGGCGACGTCGCGAAGCAATATTCCGAGGACGTTCGCGGTGCCGTGATCTACATCCAGCGAACACCAACGCGGTAGCGAACCGCCGCCTCACCCTCCAGAGGGCACGGCGCTCGGCCTCCCGGCCGCCGCGGCGGCGGCGGCCTTCTGAAAGTCAGCCTCCGTGAAGCCGTAGAGATGGGCGCCCCCCATCAGGATCTGGGCCGCGACCTGGCGCGGGACGTTCTTCAACAAGTTCTCCGCCACGTGGGGGAAGTTGGAGTCGAAGTGCGGGTAGTCCGTGGAGACGCACATCCGATCGGCGCCGATCAGCCCGGCCGTGGCTTCGATCTCGGGCTCGCTGCCCTCGACCGCGGCCCAGCAGTTGCGCCGGAAGTACTCCCGCGGGGTGAGGCTGAGATAGGGAGCGTGGGAGTCCCGGTACTGGGGGTAGTCCCACTCGATGCGGGTCAGGATACCGGGTACCCAGGAGTTCTGGGCTTCGAGGAATCCCACCCGGAGCTTGGGGTGGAACTCGAACACGCCGCCGATGATCATGGCGATGAGCGCCTGCTGCATCTCGATCCAGTGGCTGGCCACGTGGCGATAGAACCGGTTCTCGCCGTACAGCTCGATCATGCGGGAGTACACGGCGCTCACGCCCTCGTGGAATCCCCAGGTCACGTTCAGCTCTTCGTGCAGGCGGTAGAGAGGCTCCCAGTAGTTCGAGTGCCAGTAGCGGCCGTTCACCAGATTCGGCCGGATGAACGACCCGACGGCGCCGAGCTCCCTCACGCACCTCACCAGCTCCCGACAGGCCAGGTGAGCGTCGTGCACGGGCAGCATCGCCACGAACTTCAGGCGATCGGGGCTGTACTGGCAGAAGTCGTGGATCCAGTTGTTGTAAGCCTGGCAGAGGGCCAGCGAGAGCCGGGGGTCCATGTTGTTGCGGCCGAGGAGGGCGAGGCCGTTGGTGGGGTAGAGCACCGCGATGTCGACCCCTTCCATCTCCATGCCCATCACCTGGGCTTCGGGGTTGTAGTCGCGCTCGATGGCAAAGTCCAGCCGGCCCGTGTCGAAGATCCGTGATCCCGAGAGCGGCTGACTGCTCTGCGTGGGGCCGGAACGGTGCCGCTTCCGGTACTGCTGCAGGTCGGCGTCCGAGATGGGCACCCCGTCCACGACGACCAAGCCGGCGGCCCAGCCCCGGGTCGGGTGGCCGTCGGCTCCCACCGGCACGCTGACGCGGTCCTTGAATGTCGGGTCCAGATAGCGCTCGAAGAGGTCGGGCGGTTCCATGATGTGCATGTCGGAGTCGACGAACCGGAGGCCGTCTTTCATGGCATCCTCCTGGCAGCGGTGACGGCGGTTGTCGGTCGCCCCTCGGGTGGGGGTTGGCCGGAACTATATCGGGCTGGGCCGGGGAGTCAAGCGCAGGCCTCCTCGGTCAGTCCGCATCCGCGCATCGAGCGGGGCACCGAGCGCCAGCCCGACGAGCCGGAGCGGCGGATCGTCCTCGGCGATGAGCAGCCGCTCGTGATTACCCACGGCCGCCGGCCAGGGCGCTCGCATTCATGTCGTCGGCTTCTCCACGGTCGCGCGCTCGACCGCCAGCAGCTTCTCGAGCTCGATCGTGGCCAGCATGTCTCTTTCGATCGGGCCCCACTCCGGCTTCGTCGTGTGCTGGGCGCCGAACCCGTCGGCGAGGTCCTGGTAGACCTTCTTCCATGCCGCATACGCCGCCAGCAACGGCGTCTGCGGGTCGGCGACGATCTTATAACCGAGGCCGCCGAGATCCCGAAGCGTCATGCCCAGGCCGGCCAGTCCGCCGCGTGACGTGAGATACATCAGCGGCCCGCCGAGCCGCTCGGCGATGGCGCGCAGCTGCTCCGGCTTGTGGGCCATCGAGAGGAGCAAGACGTCGGCCCCGGCCTTTCGGTAGGCTTCGCCGCGGCGGAGAGCGTCGTCCAGGGTGCTGGCCCGCATCGCATTGGTGCGCGCGATGATGACAAAGTCGTGGCGGCGGCGGGCCGCCACGGCCTCCTTGACCTTGGCCGCCATCAGCTCCATGGGGATCATGTGCTCAATCCCGATGTGATGATGTGCCCGCTTCGGCACGAGCTGGTCCTCGATCTCGATCGCCGCGAAGCCGGCCGCCTCGCTCATGCCGATCGTCCGGTGCATGTGCATCGGGTCGCCGTAGCCGCAGGCGCCGTCGAGAATGAGCGGGAGCGACGAGACGGCGTGGATCTCGATGGCCGCCTGGCACATCTCGGTCAGGTTCAGATTGGCCTCGAGCGAGACCTTCTGGTAGCCCGTCGCGCCGCCGCCGAGATAGCCGGCCGAGAAGCCGGCGGCCTCGGCCATCCTGGCCATCAGCGGATTCAGGACCAGCGGCGCGGTCACGGGCAGCGGCCCCTGCATCAGAGCGGTGAGCGCCATGAGCGTCCCTGCTCACCCGAGCTGCTTGTGGACGAACTCGATGATCCGCTTCCTCGCCTGCTCCGCGGTAGGCGAATCCTTCTTGGCGAACCCTTCGCCCTCCGCCTCGTACAGCTCCAGCTCGAGCTGGCCTCCCGCCTTGCGGTAATAGGCGAGGAAGCGGTCGAGGTCGGCGCGGGGATGCGCGACGTCGCGGGTGGCTTGGATGTACAGCACGGGGGGCAGCTCGACCCGCTCGCCGCGCTCGAGGGCGAGCACCGGGTTGCCCTCGGCCATCGCCTCTTCGGTCTGCCAGTATTGGTCGTGATCCGGCAGGACGCGGTCTATGACATCCGGGTACGGTTTGCCGCCCTCGCGGAGCTTCTTGGCATAACGATAGCGCGCCAGCGGATCGATGACCGGCCAGCACAGGACGGCGCAGCGCACGCTGGCATCGACAGCCGCCGCGCCAGCGGGCAGCGGAACCACCGAGTATCGCGGATCGCGCGGCCTCATCGCGGCCAGCATGGCCTGGTGGGCGCCGCTCGAGGTGCCCATGAGCCCCATCCGGTCGGGGCGAGTGCCCAGCTCCGCGGCCCGGGTCTTGAGCCAGCGGATCGCGTAATTGATGTCCACCAGCGAGGCCGGGTACGGCGCCTCGGGCGGCATGCGGAAATCCAGCGCCGCCACCACCACGCCGCTTTTCGCCAGTGGTTCGTTGAGTGGGGTGTCGTCCAGACGGTCCTTCCGGCACCACGCGCCGCCATGCACCTCGACGATGAGCGGGAACGGCCCGGTGCCCCGCGGCTTGAAGAGACGAGCCAGCAGGGGCGTGTCCCCGTGGCGGACATATTCGACGTCTTCGATGTGGATCTCATGAGTCATGCTGTCCTCCTTCCCGAGCTCCCTTGCTAAGGCTTGATGTCCTGGAGGAACCCTGGCGCCAGAACGCCTCCGGGGGCACCACGGGGATGTAGTTCAGCTCGATGCCTTCCGGACGCACTTCGCCCGTGGCCAGGGGCGCGGTGCGGTCGTACAGGCCGCCGGCGTAGGTCAGGCGGATGGGCGCGCTGGTCAAGAAGCTCATCCCTAGTTCAGGGGCTTGCCCATCTCCCGCAGCACCTCCTGCAGGAGGTCGCGGGCCACGAACTGCTCGACGTCGGGCAACGGCTTGTCCTTGGGCCAGCCGAGCTCGGGCGTGGCGACCGAGTCGAAGAGCTGCCGGAAAAGATCCTTGGGGATCTGCGGCGCGAACTTGTCCTGCAGCTGGTTGTAGAGGTTCTCGGCGACGCGCGCGTCCTGGATCTGGAAGTACTTCTGGATGATCTCCACGGTCCCCACCCTCTCGGTGCGGATGTAGTCGGCAGCCCTGGCCACGGCCCGGATGAAGCGCTTCATGACGTCGCGCCGGTCGCGGACGTTGTCCCGGTGGGTGCTGATGGTGCCGCCCAGCCGCGGCAGGTGGTCCCCCGCCCGCACCAGGATCTTGAGGCCCTCGGCCTCGGCCCGAGCCGCGTGGGGGAACGAGAGTCCCGCGCCCTGGATCGAGCCGGCAATGATCGCGGCGATCCGCTCCGGCTCGCCGCGGAAGTTGATGACCTTGTAGTCCTTCCCGGCCTCCATCTTGAAGAACTTGCTGAGGACGACGACCAGCTCGCTGTAGTCCGCCGACCCGGGACGGCCTAATCCCAGGGTCTTGCCCCGCAGATCCTCGACCTTCCGGATGTCGGCCGTCGTGGTGAGCGTCCACTGGGACACCAGCGACTCACCCACCACGAAGACGAGGGGAGCCCCTTTGAGCATCGCCTCGGTGCTGCCGCCCGGGATCGGGGCGAAGTCGATCTCCTTGGCGATGGTGGCCCGGACGATCTCGCCGCCCGTCATGCTCACGAACTCCGCGTCGAGCCCCTCGGCCTTGAAGAGCCCGCGGTCCATGGCCACGTAGGTCGGGATGTGGAAGCCGCTGGCGCCCGTGGTGCGGCCCACCTTGATCTTGAGCGCCTGGGCCGACGCCACGCCGCTTCCGAGCAAGGCCGCGATGAGCACCAGCGCCGCCGCGCACACGTTCTTCATGGACCCCTCCTCATTTGGGCTACGCCGCGCCGGCGTCGCGGAGCGCGCGCCAGACGCGCTCGGGGGTGAGCGGGAGATCCTTCACGCGGGCGCCGGTGGCGGCGAAGAGGGCGTTGGCGATGGCCGGCGCGACCGGGATGATGCTGCCCTCGGCGACGCCCTTGGCGCCGTGAGGGCCCGGGCCTCCCCCGCCCTCCACGATCACCGCATCGAACGCCTCCGGCAGATCCGAAAAGAGCGGGAGCCGGTAGTCGATCATGTTGCCGTTCACGAGCTGGCCGTCGTCGTAGACCAGCCCCTCGAAGAGCGCGGGGCCGAGGCCCTGCATGGCGCCGCCGAGGTCCTGCCCCTCGACGCCGGCCGGGTTGATGGCGCGTCCCGGGTCGGAGAGCGAGACATAGCGATGGACCGCGATGGCCCCCGTCTCGCGGTCGACCGACACCCGCGCCGCCCCGAGCCCGATCTCCCAGAAGCTGGCGGTCGCGCCGAGCGCGTTGAGCCCGGTGGCCGGGCGCTGATAGCCGTGACCGATCAGCTCCCCGCCCGCGTCGCGGAAGAAGCGCTGGATGACCTCACCGAATCCGAGCCGCCGGCCGCCCGCGCTGACGCCTCCGCCCTCGAGCCGGCACTGGGCGGGGCTCACGTCGAGCGCCTCGGAGGCGATGGCCCGGACCTGGTCGGCCACGCGCTGAGCCGCCTCCTGCACGGCGTGGCCCAGCAGCGACGTCGCGCGGCTGGCGTTGGTGCGCTGGTCGAAGGGCGTGACGCCGGTGTCGGGCGCGGTGACGATCACGCGGGACGGGTCGATCCCGAGCTCGGCGGCGGCGATCTGGCCGAGCACGCTCTGCACGCCCTGGCCGATCTCGGCCGAGCTGGCGAGCACGGTGGCGCTCCCGTCCTGATGGAGCCTCACGATCGCCGTGGACGACGTCCGCGTCCCCCCGCCGTCCTTGATCGCGCAGGCCAGGCCCACGCCCTCACCCGGCGCGCGCGCCTCGCGCCATCCGACCTCCTTGGCGAGGATGTCCAGCGCCTGATCCATATCGCTGTCGATCGGCCGATCACCCGGCGCATACTCCTCATCGCGCTTGAGCAGATTTTTCATCCGCAGTGCGAACGGGTCCATACCGACCTTCGCGGCGATGATGTCCATCTGCGACTCGTAGGCCCAGCAGACCTCCGGGGTGCCGAAACCGCGATAGGAGCCGGCCGAGACCGTGTTGGTGAACACCGCGTAGGAGTTCACCTCGACGTGGGAAATGCGATAGGGGCCGATGATCCGGTAGCCGGCCTTCTTCGAGACGCGCGAGCCCTGGTCGGTGTAGGCGCCGGTGTCGAGGTGGATCTCCGCGCGGCGGCCCACGATGGTGCCGTCCTTCCCCACCGCGGTCTGGATCCTCACGCGGCCGCCGTTCCTCACCACCGTCCGCGCCGTGTCCTCCGACGAGAAGACGACCCGCACGGGCCCGCCGGCCTTCCGCGAGAGCGCGGCGGCGATCGGCGCCGCCGGGATCAGCTCCCGGCTCCCGAACGCGCCGCCCACGTAGGGGACGATGATCCTCACGCGGCTTTGCGGCAAACCGAACATCTCCGCCAGCGACTGCCGCATCGCGAACGGGTACTGCGTGCCCGTCCAGACCGTCAGGTCGCTCCCCTGGTGGTGGGCGATCGCGCCGAGCGGCTCGAGGGGAAAGTGGTGGACGCTCGGCAACGTGAACGTATCGTCGAAGACGAAATCCGCCTGGCGAAACGCGTCGTCAGGGTCCCCGCGGCGATAGTTGAAGTGGTGGCAGATGTTGCGCGTGACGTCGGGCTTGATGTCCTGGACGTCGGGGAAGAGCGTCGAGCGCGGCCGATCCACGTGGAGCTGGGGGGCGCCGGCTGCCAGCGCTTCGGCGACGTTCCGCACCACCGGCAGGGGCTCGTAGTCCACGACGATGCGCCGCGCCGCTTCTTCGGCGGTCAGCGCATCGACCGCCGCCACCGCGGCGACGGGCTCCCCCGCGAAGCGGACGCGCTCGATGGCCAGCAGCGGCTGGTCCCTCACCGCCTGGCCGAAGTAGGGATCGATGTCGGTGAGGTCGGCGCCCGTGATGACCGCGATCACGCCGGGGAGCCGCTCGGCCTGCCTGGTGTCGATTCCCAGGATCCGCGCGTGAGGATACGGACTCCGGAGCACCTTGCCCTCGACCATCCCGGGGATCCTGAGATCGACGGTGTAGCGCGTGCGGCCGGTGACCTTGTCCCGCGCGTCCTGGCGCTCGAGCGACCGGCCGATCAGTGAGCGGCCCTCGACGCGGCCGGAATCGCTCATAAGTCGGAGGGGGCCCCAACGGGTTGCGCCGGCGAAGCCGGCGCTTGAGGAAGCGCGCGCGACTCTTGGCTTGACACGGGAGCGCTCACGCCCCCATCACCGCCGAGGCGAAGCGGCGAAGCGTCGCCTCGCGATCCCCGCCGCCGGCGCCGTAGGGGATGATCGCGATCTGCCTGATGCCGCTCTCGCGGAGACGCTCCACCCCGGCGTGAATTTCCGCCGGCGTTCCCGCCACCGCGAACTTGTCGACGAGCCAGTCGGGGACGACCATCGCCTGGCTCGCCCCGGGATCCATGTGCTGATAGTAGTTGTAGGCGCGCCGGATCTCGTCGACGACCTTCTGCTCGTCCGGGGCGAGCGTGTAGGGCAACGGATGCACGACCACGCGGGCCACGTGGGCCTTCACCACCTCCCGCGCGCCGGCATCGGCCACCGCGCAGGGGACCCAGAGCACGAGGTCGATGTCGTCGAGCGCGCGCCCGGCGGCCCGCGCCCCGGCGCCGATCGTCTCGATCGCCTGTCGCACCCTGGGCGGATCGACGCCGACGAGGACGATCACCCCGTCGGCGATCCGCCCGGCCAGCTCGAGCATCTTCGGCCCGCTCGCCGCCAAGTAGATCGGGACGCGCTCGCGAGGGCCGTGCTTGAGCCGGATCGTCCCCGTGTCGATGCGGACGTCCTGGCCGGCCATCAGCTCCCGCATCCGGCGGACGGCCAGCTCGAAATCGGCGAGGCGCGCCTGCTTCCTGCCCATCGTCTCGACCGCGCTGTCGCCGAGCCCGAGGCCCAGGATCAGCCGGCCGGGGTACGCCTCCTGGAGCGTCGCGAACGCGCTGGCGACGACGGACGGATCGCGGGTGAGGACGTTGGTCACGCCGGTGCCGAGCACGACCCTCGACGTGCTGAGCGCGGCGGCGGCGAGGTTCACGTAGGCCTCACGCCAGATCAGGTGCGAATCGCCGACCCAGACGTGGCTGAAGCCGAGCGTCTCGGAGACCTTCGCGAGGTGGACCATGGTCGGCAGCGGATCGGTCGGAAAGAGGCCGACGCCGAACGAGAGGCGGCTCACACGCGGCCTCCCGTGATCGTCACCGGACGCTCCGGCGGCGGCGTCTGCTCGCTGCGACCGGCGACCCTCAGGTGGCCATCGATCAGCACGGCGGAGATGCCCGGCAGGTCGCCCTTGCCGAACGAATCGAGCGCGTCGCTGGCGACCGAGCCCTTGATCCGATCGAGCAGCACGATGTCGGCGGGCCGACCTTCCTCCAGGATCCCCTGAGGCAGGCCGTGGGCCCGGGCGACGTTGCCGGTGGCCATGGCGATGGCAGTCTCGGGCGGCACCCCGGCCACGGAAGAGACATAGGCGATCTCGCGGAGCATACCCCGCGGCAGCACGCCGGTGCCGCCGGGGGTGTCGGTTCCGATGAGTACGCGATCGAAGGCGCCGCTGGCGCCTGCCACCCGCACGAGCGTCAGAACCATGCGTGGATTGCCGGAGCTGCAGATCTCCAGCGCGCATTCGGTCTCGGCCACGAGACGCTCGACCTCCTTCTCGGGCATCGGGATCGGCCCGCCGGTGGCGTGGCCGATGATGTCGGGTTTCAACCGCTTCACGATGTCGATGCCGGCGACCTGGCTCACGCCCGAGCGCGAGACGCCGCCGGAATGGATCTTGACCTTGATCCCGCGCTTGCGCGCCCACGCCACGTAGCGCTCGGCCTCGCCGTTGGGCAGCAGGCCGTAGTCGTAGAAGATGAACTTGACCAGCCGGATCCCCACCGCTTGAAGATCGACGAAGTCGCTCTCGGTGAGGCCGGGCACGAGCAGGAGGGTGCCGGCGTAGACCCTCACGCCGGAGGGGCGCAGATTGTCCCAGCAGCGCTTGGCGAGGTGGGCGAGCGCCATCGCGGTGCGGGCGTCGGGGGGCGTGGGCAGACCCGGCAGATG
Encoded here:
- a CDS encoding isocitrate lyase/PEP mutase family protein, coding for MALTALMQGPLPVTAPLVLNPLMARMAEAAGFSAGYLGGGATGYQKVSLEANLNLTEMCQAAIEIHAVSSLPLILDGACGYGDPMHMHRTIGMSEAAGFAAIEIEDQLVPKRAHHHIGIEHMIPMELMAAKVKEAVAARRRHDFVIIARTNAMRASTLDDALRRGEAYRKAGADVLLLSMAHKPEQLRAIAERLGGPLMYLTSRGGLAGLGMTLRDLGGLGYKIVADPQTPLLAAYAAWKKVYQDLADGFGAQHTTKPEWGPIERDMLATIELEKLLAVERATVEKPTT
- a CDS encoding amidohydrolase family protein, translating into MSPAAPSCLIRNIGALATGDCARPLRRADSIYLEGGLIREIGSGITRAADIAIDAHGITAVPGLIDSHSHPTFGDFTPAQNALGWITHYMHGGVTALISAGELHLPGLPTPPDARTAMALAHLAKRCWDNLRPSGVRVYAGTLLLVPGLTESDFVDLQAVGIRLVKFIFYDYGLLPNGEAERYVAWARKRGIKVKIHSGGVSRSGVSQVAGIDIVKRLKPDIIGHATGGPIPMPEKEVERLVAETECALEICSSGNPRMVLTLVRVAGASGAFDRVLIGTDTPGGTGVLPRGMLREIAYVSSVAGVPPETAIAMATGNVARAHGLPQGILEEGRPADIVLLDRIKGSVASDALDSFGKGDLPGISAVLIDGHLRVAGRSEQTPPPERPVTITGGRV
- a CDS encoding LLM class flavin-dependent oxidoreductase, producing the protein MSRLSFGVGLFPTDPLPTMVHLAKVSETLGFSHVWVGDSHLIWREAYVNLAAAALSTSRVVLGTGVTNVLTRDPSVVASAFATLQEAYPGRLILGLGLGDSAVETMGRKQARLADFELAVRRMRELMAGQDVRIDTGTIRLKHGPRERVPIYLAASGPKMLELAGRIADGVIVLVGVDPPRVRQAIETIGAGARAAGRALDDIDLVLWVPCAVADAGAREVVKAHVARVVVHPLPYTLAPDEQKVVDEIRRAYNYYQHMDPGASQAMVVPDWLVDKFAVAGTPAEIHAGVERLRESGIRQIAIIPYGAGGGDREATLRRFASAVMGA
- a CDS encoding ABC transporter substrate-binding protein translates to MKNVCAAALVLIAALLGSGVASAQALKIKVGRTTGASGFHIPTYVAMDRGLFKAEGLDAEFVSMTGGEIVRATIAKEIDFAPIPGGSTEAMLKGAPLVFVVGESLVSQWTLTTTADIRKVEDLRGKTLGLGRPGSADYSELVVVLSKFFKMEAGKDYKVINFRGEPERIAAIIAGSIQGAGLSFPHAARAEAEGLKILVRAGDHLPRLGGTISTHRDNVRDRRDVMKRFIRAVARAADYIRTERVGTVEIIQKYFQIQDARVAENLYNQLQDKFAPQIPKDLFRQLFDSVATPELGWPKDKPLPDVEQFVARDLLQEVLREMGKPLN
- a CDS encoding xanthine dehydrogenase family protein molybdopterin-binding subunit, with the translated sequence MSDSGRVEGRSLIGRSLERQDARDKVTGRTRYTVDLRIPGMVEGKVLRSPYPHARILGIDTRQAERLPGVIAVITGADLTDIDPYFGQAVRDQPLLAIERVRFAGEPVAAVAAVDALTAEEAARRIVVDYEPLPVVRNVAEALAAGAPQLHVDRPRSTLFPDVQDIKPDVTRNICHHFNYRRGDPDDAFRQADFVFDDTFTLPSVHHFPLEPLGAIAHHQGSDLTVWTGTQYPFAMRQSLAEMFGLPQSRVRIIVPYVGGAFGSRELIPAAPIAAALSRKAGGPVRVVFSSEDTARTVVRNGGRVRIQTAVGKDGTIVGRRAEIHLDTGAYTDQGSRVSKKAGYRIIGPYRISHVEVNSYAVFTNTVSAGSYRGFGTPEVCWAYESQMDIIAAKVGMDPFALRMKNLLKRDEEYAPGDRPIDSDMDQALDILAKEVGWREARAPGEGVGLACAIKDGGGTRTSSTAIVRLHQDGSATVLASSAEIGQGVQSVLGQIAAAELGIDPSRVIVTAPDTGVTPFDQRTNASRATSLLGHAVQEAAQRVADQVRAIASEALDVSPAQCRLEGGGVSAGGRRLGFGEVIQRFFRDAGGELIGHGYQRPATGLNALGATASFWEIGLGAARVSVDRETGAIAVHRYVSLSDPGRAINPAGVEGQDLGGAMQGLGPALFEGLVYDDGQLVNGNMIDYRLPLFSDLPEAFDAVIVEGGGGPGPHGAKGVAEGSIIPVAPAIANALFAATGARVKDLPLTPERVWRALRDAGAA
- a CDS encoding amidohydrolase family protein; the encoded protein is MKDGLRFVDSDMHIMEPPDLFERYLDPTFKDRVSVPVGADGHPTRGWAAGLVVVDGVPISDADLQQYRKRHRSGPTQSSQPLSGSRIFDTGRLDFAIERDYNPEAQVMGMEMEGVDIAVLYPTNGLALLGRNNMDPRLSLALCQAYNNWIHDFCQYSPDRLKFVAMLPVHDAHLACRELVRCVRELGAVGSFIRPNLVNGRYWHSNYWEPLYRLHEELNVTWGFHEGVSAVYSRMIELYGENRFYRHVASHWIEMQQALIAMIIGGVFEFHPKLRVGFLEAQNSWVPGILTRIEWDYPQYRDSHAPYLSLTPREYFRRNCWAAVEGSEPEIEATAGLIGADRMCVSTDYPHFDSNFPHVAENLLKNVPRQVAAQILMGGAHLYGFTEADFQKAAAAAAAGRPSAVPSGG
- a CDS encoding alpha/beta hydrolase → MTHEIHIEDVEYVRHGDTPLLARLFKPRGTGPFPLIVEVHGGAWCRKDRLDDTPLNEPLAKSGVVVAALDFRMPPEAPYPASLVDINYAIRWLKTRAAELGTRPDRMGLMGTSSGAHQAMLAAMRPRDPRYSVVPLPAGAAAVDASVRCAVLCWPVIDPLARYRYAKKLREGGKPYPDVIDRVLPDHDQYWQTEEAMAEGNPVLALERGERVELPPVLYIQATRDVAHPRADLDRFLAYYRKAGGQLELELYEAEGEGFAKKDSPTAEQARKRIIEFVHKQLG
- a CDS encoding TauD/TfdA family dioxygenase, whose translation is MTLTFRKLHPHFVAEVGPVDLRQVYDRETLARIRAGMDEYAILVFRDQPFTDAEQLAFAQRLDGQLHARTGSAVLGKSRLGNEALSDISNVDEHGELLKADDRRRMYGLGNRLWHTDASFQDPPGRYSMLSARIVPPVAADTEFADMRAAYDALPAPIKAQLEGLHVHHSIAYSRQTLGFEFSEDEQEKLKGAVHPLVRTIPRSGRRSLYVASHASRIIDWPVPEGRLLLRDLIEHATQPEFVYRHAWRVGDLVIWDNRATMHRARPFEDATYRRELRRVTTLDIAEPAPVASGS